In a single window of the Pseudodesulfovibrio profundus genome:
- a CDS encoding acyltransferase family protein, giving the protein MYTAMSLSKRIPMLDVARFFGMFLVYYGHIIERIMYLENPVATAHYKFIYSFHMPFFFLLAGMTIDPGKLYLPARQFFKKLALSRLVPYFFFTAALAVASLVFAGHFVVVDLSTAKGYLEGVIATLTGFPVFNIPLWFMACLVSVEVIHYVVGRYLNSTLKIIVAAILFYVGGYYLTANVQFIPGPNFWIFHEAIVVYGFYLVGVLMRRESILIAAQPRWRLVVASVVCLGAVVATWDLNQGPFRLFDAVVVVLSGHGNVFLFPFTALAGSILILTLARLCGESRFLMFMGENVLILFCLNGVFYHFFNGPFAAWFVDKFPGNWMAVTGAGIAFTIVSMAACIPVILFFNRRLPILVGKRSR; this is encoded by the coding sequence ATGTATACTGCAATGTCATTGTCCAAAAGAATCCCCATGCTCGACGTAGCCCGTTTTTTCGGGATGTTCCTCGTCTACTACGGCCACATCATCGAGCGAATAATGTATCTGGAAAATCCTGTTGCAACGGCGCACTATAAGTTTATCTACTCGTTTCACATGCCGTTTTTCTTTCTGCTCGCCGGAATGACCATTGACCCTGGTAAGTTGTATCTTCCGGCAAGACAGTTTTTCAAGAAACTGGCCCTGTCTCGATTGGTGCCGTATTTCTTTTTCACCGCAGCTTTGGCTGTGGCAAGCCTTGTTTTTGCAGGGCACTTTGTTGTCGTCGATCTGTCAACAGCCAAGGGGTATCTGGAAGGGGTCATCGCCACGCTGACCGGATTTCCCGTATTCAACATTCCGCTGTGGTTCATGGCCTGCCTTGTTTCGGTTGAGGTCATCCATTACGTAGTTGGGCGCTATCTGAATTCGACGTTGAAGATCATTGTTGCGGCGATACTGTTTTATGTCGGCGGCTATTATCTCACCGCCAATGTGCAATTCATCCCCGGACCCAATTTCTGGATTTTCCATGAAGCCATAGTGGTTTACGGATTTTATCTGGTGGGTGTGCTCATGCGCAGGGAATCAATTCTGATCGCTGCCCAACCTCGCTGGCGACTGGTGGTGGCGAGTGTCGTTTGCCTGGGCGCTGTTGTGGCAACCTGGGACCTCAATCAGGGACCGTTCAGGTTGTTCGATGCCGTGGTGGTTGTTCTCTCCGGTCATGGCAACGTCTTCTTGTTTCCGTTCACGGCACTGGCCGGAAGCATCCTGATTTTGACCCTGGCTCGATTGTGTGGCGAGAGCCGCTTCCTGATGTTCATGGGTGAAAACGTTCTGATCCTCTTTTGTCTTAATGGCGTTTTCTACCACTTCTTTAATGGACCGTTTGCGGCTTGGTTCGTCGATAAATTCCCCGGGAACTGGATGGCAGTCACCGGGGCCGGAATCGCTTTTACCATTGTCAGCATGGCCGCATGCATTCCGGTAATACTATTCTTCAACAGACGGCTGCCGATACTTGTGGGCAAGCGTTCACGCTAA
- a CDS encoding (Fe-S)-binding protein, whose amino-acid sequence MTKSKHSLDFLNDYDFSNCLVCGACSNGCPTSGAPGLDGWDARKVMRMLANGLIDEVVASNFPWLCTGCGRCTSTCPGGIDITSLMAHLKSLRPREDVPGSLHQGMVNNLETGNNLGIAKEDYVEGMKELGEELAEEECPGFYVPIDKQGARTLFFPNSKEVYGDYEDQFWWWKIFYAAQEDWTVPGDNWEAVDWALFTGNNDANRELARRKIDYMQKHEIDRMIMPDCGGGSYGARKGMEKLFKEDPANRINYLYLYDYLMEIIKEGRITLDKSAHAGKVFTFHDSCKHGRELERTFGKGYFDEPRWIVQQCVDDYVELTPNRDKNYCCGAGGGMWPMPFEEQSAWHARYKHQQIEDSGAHVVVVGCSNCRDQIMKRIPKHYEGHPYEVKYIWQLVAEALVITPWDQERIDKAQAEAEAQWRALGMTDDE is encoded by the coding sequence ATGACAAAGAGCAAACATTCACTTGATTTTCTGAACGATTACGATTTTTCCAACTGCCTGGTTTGCGGCGCCTGTTCCAATGGCTGCCCCACCAGTGGCGCCCCGGGTCTGGATGGCTGGGATGCGCGCAAGGTCATGCGTATGCTGGCCAACGGATTGATCGACGAAGTGGTTGCTTCCAATTTTCCATGGCTCTGCACCGGTTGCGGACGCTGTACTTCCACCTGTCCGGGCGGAATCGACATCACATCGCTCATGGCCCACCTGAAATCCTTGCGTCCTCGTGAGGATGTTCCCGGCTCCCTGCATCAGGGCATGGTCAACAACCTTGAGACCGGCAACAACCTCGGCATCGCCAAGGAAGACTACGTTGAGGGCATGAAAGAACTCGGTGAAGAGCTTGCCGAAGAGGAATGTCCCGGTTTCTATGTCCCCATCGACAAGCAGGGCGCCAGGACCCTCTTTTTCCCGAACTCGAAAGAGGTATACGGGGACTACGAGGATCAGTTCTGGTGGTGGAAAATTTTTTACGCCGCACAGGAAGACTGGACCGTTCCCGGTGACAACTGGGAAGCCGTCGACTGGGCTCTTTTCACTGGCAACAACGACGCCAACCGCGAACTGGCAAGGCGTAAAATCGACTACATGCAGAAGCATGAAATCGACAGAATGATCATGCCGGACTGCGGCGGCGGATCATACGGTGCCCGCAAGGGAATGGAAAAGCTGTTCAAGGAAGATCCTGCCAATCGAATCAACTACCTGTACCTGTATGATTACCTGATGGAAATCATCAAGGAAGGACGGATCACCCTCGACAAATCCGCCCACGCCGGAAAGGTTTTTACGTTCCACGATTCCTGCAAACACGGTCGAGAACTCGAACGCACATTCGGCAAGGGATACTTCGACGAACCCCGCTGGATCGTGCAGCAATGTGTGGATGACTACGTGGAGCTGACGCCCAACAGGGACAAGAACTACTGCTGCGGCGCTGGCGGCGGCATGTGGCCCATGCCCTTTGAGGAACAGTCTGCATGGCATGCCCGCTACAAGCACCAGCAGATCGAAGACAGCGGAGCCCATGTGGTTGTCGTTGGCTGCTCCAACTGCCGCGACCAGATCATGAAGCGGATTCCCAAGCACTATGAGGGGCATCCGTATGAAGTGAAATATATCTGGCAGCTTGTGGCCGAAGCATTGGTCATTACGCCATGGGATCAGGAACGCATTGACAAGGCACAGGCTGAAGCCGAAGCCCAATGGCGCGCCCTCGGCATGACAGACGACGAATAA
- a CDS encoding ArsR/SmtB family transcription factor, whose protein sequence is MNSVNQQHEIVTDSQIKERANIMKAMAHPSRLKMIDALAHGERCVCDLQTLIGHDMSTVSKHLSVLKKAGIVVSDRRGKQIYYRLKVPCILNFFHCIESVIEANK, encoded by the coding sequence ATGAACAGTGTTAATCAGCAACATGAAATCGTCACAGACTCGCAGATTAAAGAGCGAGCCAATATCATGAAAGCCATGGCCCACCCGTCGCGGCTGAAGATGATCGATGCACTCGCCCATGGCGAGCGCTGCGTGTGCGACCTGCAAACACTCATCGGCCATGACATGTCGACCGTGTCCAAACATCTGTCCGTACTCAAAAAAGCCGGGATCGTCGTCAGCGACAGACGCGGCAAACAAATCTACTACCGGCTCAAGGTTCCCTGCATCCTGAATTTTTTCCACTGCATAGAATCCGTCATCGAGGCAAACAAATAA
- a CDS encoding amphi-Trp domain-containing protein: MEKKKISMKKEMACEDVIKHLETLLSELKDGRIVVKNEEETLILAPAETVSMEIEAKVKKDKRKFALKLKWKEAGDESTKEKTAEDLTPAVKGESSIVEKEEAEVPAKQSENKEVKKKDDAPPAKKEKAKPAKKKTEPKTKKKAAADKKKPAADKKK, encoded by the coding sequence ATGGAAAAGAAAAAGATCAGCATGAAGAAAGAAATGGCCTGCGAAGATGTCATCAAACATCTGGAAACACTTCTCTCCGAACTCAAGGACGGCAGAATTGTTGTTAAGAATGAGGAAGAAACACTGATTCTGGCCCCTGCTGAAACAGTCAGCATGGAGATCGAAGCCAAAGTCAAAAAGGACAAACGCAAATTTGCCCTCAAGTTGAAGTGGAAAGAGGCAGGCGATGAGTCCACGAAAGAAAAGACCGCTGAGGATCTGACACCGGCAGTCAAAGGGGAATCTTCGATCGTAGAAAAAGAGGAAGCGGAAGTCCCAGCCAAACAATCCGAAAACAAAGAAGTGAAAAAGAAAGACGACGCGCCGCCTGCAAAAAAGGAAAAAGCGAAACCTGCGAAAAAAAAGACCGAACCCAAAACCAAGAAAAAAGCGGCGGCTGATAAAAAGAAACCCGCTGCTGACAAGAAAAAATAG
- a CDS encoding IS1595 family transposase, translating into MRKSRLSKDKQLRLIEHFVAGTTARCAADLVGVNVKTAAYYFHRLREIIAVEESCEGMDFGEFEVDESYFGGKRKGKRGRGAAGKVPVFGILKRGGKVYTQVIPDAKGKTLLPIIQERIQPDSVVYSDCWYGYNVLDVSAFKHFRINHSKLFADSHNHINGIENFWNQAKRHMRKFNGIPTKHFSLFLKECEWRFNNSNPRSQFKQLKQWVRRHMG; encoded by the coding sequence ATGCGAAAAAGTCGTTTGAGCAAGGACAAGCAGCTTCGTTTAATCGAACATTTTGTGGCTGGCACGACAGCTCGTTGCGCTGCCGATCTGGTTGGTGTGAACGTCAAAACAGCCGCCTATTACTTTCACCGGCTCCGGGAAATCATAGCGGTAGAAGAGTCCTGTGAAGGGATGGATTTTGGCGAATTTGAGGTCGATGAGAGCTACTTCGGTGGCAAGCGAAAGGGCAAAAGAGGACGTGGGGCGGCTGGTAAGGTTCCTGTTTTTGGAATCCTTAAAAGGGGCGGGAAGGTCTATACACAGGTGATTCCTGATGCGAAAGGTAAAACCTTGCTTCCCATTATTCAGGAAAGAATCCAGCCAGACAGTGTGGTTTACTCGGACTGCTGGTATGGCTACAATGTCCTTGATGTGTCAGCGTTCAAACACTTCCGAATCAACCACTCGAAGCTGTTTGCAGATAGCCACAACCACATCAATGGAATCGAGAATTTTTGGAACCAGGCCAAACGCCATATGAGGAAATTCAACGGCATTCCAACCAAGCATTTTTCTCTGTTTTTAAAGGAATGCGAGTGGCGTTTTAATAACAGCAATCCGCGAAGCCAGTTTAAACAACTGAAACAGTGGGTTAGAAGACATATGGGCTAG
- a CDS encoding permease, which translates to MGLIAWYALYSQLLPFSHWFTYNFVGLAQGSHLGSAIQFFVYDTPKVLMLLILVVFLVGILRSFVTVEWTRKVLAGKRESAGNVLAALLGVVTPFCSCSAVPLFIGFMTAGIPLGVTFSFLIAAPMVNEIALVLLYGLLGWKIAALYFVTGITIAVVTGWVLGRMKLEAHIEDWVKEIRAGEANMADQTMSWQDRFEYAWDSVKEIVGRVWKFVVLGIAVGAGIHGYVPEGYLAGIMGDSAWWSVPFSVLIGIPMYTNAAGVIPVVEALLGKGAALGTVLAFMMSVIALSFPEMVILRKVLKPRLIGIFICVLGSGILLVGYLFNAII; encoded by the coding sequence ATGGGGTTAATCGCGTGGTACGCCCTCTACAGCCAGCTACTCCCCTTTTCCCACTGGTTCACCTACAACTTCGTCGGACTGGCGCAGGGAAGCCACCTCGGTTCAGCCATTCAGTTTTTCGTCTACGACACGCCCAAGGTGTTGATGCTATTGATTCTTGTCGTCTTCCTTGTGGGCATCCTGCGCTCCTTTGTGACGGTAGAGTGGACCAGAAAGGTCTTGGCCGGAAAACGGGAGTCGGCAGGCAACGTGCTGGCGGCACTGCTCGGAGTGGTCACACCTTTTTGCTCCTGCTCGGCGGTCCCACTGTTCATCGGCTTTATGACTGCTGGAATACCGCTGGGAGTGACCTTTTCTTTCCTGATTGCCGCTCCAATGGTCAACGAAATAGCCCTGGTCCTGCTCTACGGCCTGCTCGGATGGAAAATCGCCGCCCTCTATTTCGTGACAGGCATTACCATAGCCGTGGTCACCGGATGGGTGCTCGGGCGCATGAAGCTGGAAGCTCACATTGAGGATTGGGTCAAGGAGATCAGGGCCGGTGAAGCCAACATGGCCGACCAGACAATGTCCTGGCAGGATCGTTTCGAGTACGCATGGGATTCCGTCAAGGAGATCGTCGGGCGGGTCTGGAAGTTCGTGGTCCTCGGCATTGCCGTGGGCGCAGGCATTCACGGTTATGTTCCCGAGGGATATCTCGCTGGCATCATGGGCGACTCAGCATGGTGGTCCGTGCCCTTCTCCGTCCTTATCGGCATCCCGATGTATACCAATGCCGCAGGCGTTATCCCGGTGGTGGAAGCCCTGCTGGGTAAGGGAGCCGCATTGGGGACAGTTCTGGCGTTCATGATGTCGGTCATCGCTCTCTCTTTCCCGGAAATGGTCATTCTCAGGAAGGTCCTCAAGCCACGTCTGATCGGTATATTCATCTGCGTGCTAGGAAGCGGCATTTTGTTAGTAGGCTATCTATTCAATGCAATTATCTGA
- a CDS encoding ISL3 family transposase: MSTSFIYHAFGLRGYDYVRQDFIAGNIILKVQPKDDLIRCPCCHSRNIIRHGFAERWVQTVPIGFKPVWLVIPVQRVGCRNCGVIRLIDIQIAESRRWYTKAFERYALALAKKMTIQDVADLLGVGWDTIKSIFKRYLFRRFSSPSLGKIKYIAIDEISVRKGQKYLTLVMDLESGAVVFVGEGRSRETLTPFWERLKKTKAKIAAVATDMNAGYISAVMENLPNAAIVFDRFHVVKLMNEKITQIRRQLFRELTSPLERKAVKGTRWILLKNPENLDESRDEKERLDEALRLNKPLATAYYLKEDLRQLWSQPNKATAEKVINDWIARAEASEIRPLQIMARTLASYRFGILAYYDHPISSGPIEGTNNKIKTLKRQAYGYRDTEFFKLRIMGIHEAKYALAG, translated from the coding sequence ATGTCCACGAGTTTCATCTACCACGCGTTCGGCCTGCGAGGCTACGACTACGTTCGGCAGGATTTCATCGCAGGCAACATCATCCTGAAAGTGCAGCCCAAGGATGACTTGATTCGTTGTCCTTGCTGCCATTCCAGAAACATCATTCGCCACGGCTTTGCCGAAAGATGGGTTCAGACTGTGCCCATCGGTTTCAAGCCCGTCTGGCTGGTCATTCCCGTCCAACGGGTAGGATGTCGCAATTGCGGCGTCATTCGTTTGATCGACATTCAGATCGCCGAGTCCAGGCGCTGGTATACGAAAGCCTTTGAGCGATATGCTCTCGCCTTGGCAAAAAAGATGACGATTCAGGATGTTGCCGATCTGCTGGGCGTCGGTTGGGACACCATCAAATCAATCTTCAAGCGCTATCTGTTTCGCCGTTTCTCAAGTCCCAGCCTGGGAAAGATCAAGTATATCGCCATCGACGAAATCAGCGTCCGTAAAGGGCAAAAGTACCTCACGCTGGTCATGGACCTCGAAAGTGGCGCAGTCGTCTTTGTTGGTGAAGGACGAAGTCGAGAAACGCTTACCCCGTTTTGGGAACGTCTCAAGAAGACAAAAGCCAAGATTGCGGCTGTGGCGACGGACATGAACGCAGGCTACATCAGCGCTGTCATGGAGAACTTGCCGAATGCGGCTATCGTGTTTGACCGGTTTCATGTGGTCAAGCTGATGAACGAGAAAATCACGCAGATCCGCCGCCAGCTCTTTCGGGAACTCACCTCGCCACTTGAAAGGAAAGCGGTCAAAGGAACTCGATGGATTCTTCTGAAAAACCCCGAAAATCTGGATGAAAGCCGTGATGAAAAGGAGCGCTTGGATGAAGCGTTGCGGCTGAACAAACCTCTGGCGACAGCCTACTATCTGAAAGAGGATTTGCGGCAACTCTGGTCCCAGCCGAACAAGGCGACGGCAGAGAAAGTCATCAACGACTGGATCGCCAGAGCCGAAGCCTCGGAGATACGCCCTTTGCAGATCATGGCGAGGACGCTTGCCTCGTATCGTTTCGGCATTCTTGCCTATTACGACCATCCCATCTCATCAGGCCCAATCGAGGGAACCAACAACAAGATCAAGACGCTGAAACGACAAGCCTACGGATATCGGGATACCGAGTTCTTCAAGCTCAGGATCATGGGAATTCACGAAGCGAAGTACGCTTTAGCCGGATGA
- a CDS encoding substrate-binding domain-containing protein: protein MPKFMKLLVVAAAIVAFGAGMAQARDQVKIVGSSTVYPFSSYVAEELGATTKFKSPVVESTGSGGGHKLFGGGVGMDTPDITNSSRRMKPSEFEKDQAAGITEITEALIGYDGIAVAQNGENADFAVTKDELAMAVAEMVPMDGKLVKNPYKTWDQINSNYPKRKILFYGPPTSSGTRDAFAEMVLGKFAKKHKDLYAPVSPKGKAKKYESVRQDGVYVPAGENDNLIVQKLTKDKDAFGIFGYSFLEENSDRIKGAKVDGVAPTPDTIAAGDYPISRSLFFYIKKAHLGKVPGMKEYVELFMSDKMIGPRGLLKRIGLVPLADDLRKQVQKDVLSYKNLTLDDLKN, encoded by the coding sequence ATGCCTAAGTTCATGAAACTGCTTGTTGTTGCTGCTGCCATCGTCGCTTTCGGCGCTGGCATGGCCCAGGCTCGCGATCAGGTCAAGATCGTCGGATCTTCCACTGTTTACCCCTTCTCCAGTTATGTTGCTGAAGAACTGGGCGCTACCACGAAGTTCAAGTCTCCTGTTGTCGAGTCCACTGGTTCCGGCGGTGGTCACAAGTTGTTTGGCGGCGGCGTCGGCATGGACACCCCGGACATCACCAACTCTTCCCGTCGCATGAAGCCTTCCGAGTTTGAGAAGGATCAGGCTGCCGGTATCACTGAAATCACCGAAGCCCTGATCGGTTATGATGGTATTGCTGTCGCTCAGAACGGCGAAAACGCTGACTTCGCTGTCACCAAGGATGAACTCGCCATGGCTGTTGCCGAGATGGTTCCCATGGATGGCAAGCTGGTCAAGAACCCGTACAAGACCTGGGATCAGATCAACTCCAATTACCCCAAGCGTAAAATCCTGTTCTATGGCCCGCCGACCTCTTCCGGTACCCGTGATGCTTTCGCTGAAATGGTGCTGGGCAAGTTCGCAAAAAAACACAAAGACCTCTATGCTCCGGTATCTCCCAAAGGCAAAGCCAAGAAGTACGAATCCGTTCGTCAGGATGGCGTGTATGTACCTGCCGGTGAGAACGACAACCTGATTGTTCAGAAGCTGACCAAAGACAAGGACGCTTTCGGAATCTTCGGTTACTCCTTCCTGGAAGAGAACTCTGATCGCATCAAGGGTGCCAAGGTCGATGGCGTTGCCCCGACCCCGGACACCATCGCTGCTGGCGATTACCCGATCTCCCGCTCCCTGTTCTTCTACATCAAAAAGGCTCACCTCGGTAAGGTTCCCGGCATGAAGGAATATGTTGAACTCTTCATGTCCGACAAGATGATCGGCCCCCGTGGTCTGCTGAAGCGTATCGGACTGGTTCCTCTGGCCGATGACCTTCGCAAGCAGGTCCAGAAGGACGTTCTTTCCTACAAGAATCTGACCCTGGACGATCTGAAAAACTAG
- a CDS encoding GAK system CofD-like protein, producing the protein MRISVTHQVEIPATHKLELYKKAPEFGPKILFFSGGTALRNTSRELIRYTHNSIHLITPFDSGGSSAVIRKAFGMPAVGDIRNRLLALADQSITGTPEIFKLFTYRLSQSKSQEELHSELQHMATGGHPLVQPIPAPMREIICNHFKHFLKIMPDDFDLNGASVGNLVLAAGYLHNNRQLDPVIYVFSKLVQVYGVVHATINKDLHIAVRLQDDTVIIGQHCITGKEMPPPASPIREIWMTDSLDDSTPVHTAVSDKTKKHIAEADLICYPVGSFFSSVMANLLPDGVGEAVAANRCPKVFVPNTAEDPESLGLSVVDQVRLIRRQLALSGAPNGSDTLKYVLMDMEKASYTYPIDTEELESMGVTVINCPLLTQSGDTYMDARLLAEALLSLS; encoded by the coding sequence ATGCGAATCAGTGTCACCCATCAGGTTGAAATACCTGCAACTCACAAGCTGGAGTTGTATAAAAAAGCCCCGGAATTCGGGCCTAAAATACTGTTTTTCAGTGGCGGCACAGCGCTCCGAAATACATCCCGTGAGCTAATTCGCTACACCCACAACTCCATCCACCTGATCACTCCCTTTGATTCAGGTGGCAGCTCGGCTGTTATTCGCAAAGCCTTTGGCATGCCCGCAGTCGGCGACATCCGCAATCGCCTCCTGGCACTGGCAGATCAATCCATCACTGGCACCCCTGAAATTTTCAAACTCTTCACCTACCGCCTTTCCCAGAGCAAAAGTCAGGAAGAACTCCATAGCGAGTTGCAACACATGGCTACGGGCGGGCACCCTCTGGTTCAGCCCATCCCCGCTCCTATGCGGGAAATAATCTGCAACCACTTCAAGCATTTTTTGAAGATCATGCCGGACGACTTCGACCTCAATGGCGCATCGGTCGGCAATCTGGTTCTCGCTGCCGGGTATCTGCATAACAACCGGCAGCTCGATCCGGTCATTTATGTCTTCTCCAAGCTGGTCCAGGTCTACGGCGTCGTTCACGCGACCATCAACAAGGATCTGCACATTGCTGTGCGATTGCAGGATGATACGGTCATTATCGGCCAGCACTGCATTACCGGCAAGGAAATGCCGCCCCCAGCATCGCCCATACGCGAGATATGGATGACGGACAGCCTGGACGACAGCACCCCTGTTCACACCGCTGTGTCCGATAAAACGAAAAAACACATCGCTGAGGCCGACCTCATCTGCTATCCTGTAGGCAGCTTCTTTTCGAGCGTTATGGCCAACCTGCTGCCCGACGGGGTCGGCGAAGCCGTGGCAGCCAATCGCTGTCCCAAGGTCTTTGTTCCCAATACGGCGGAAGACCCGGAATCGCTTGGACTGAGCGTTGTCGATCAGGTTCGCCTCATACGACGACAACTAGCATTAAGTGGAGCCCCGAATGGCAGCGACACGCTGAAATACGTTTTGATGGATATGGAAAAAGCTTCCTACACATACCCCATCGACACGGAAGAACTGGAATCCATGGGCGTAACCGTTATCAACTGCCCACTGCTGACACAAAGCGGCGACACATACATGGATGCTCGGCTACTTGCAGAGGCTCTGCTATCTCTCTCATAG
- a CDS encoding iron-containing alcohol dehydrogenase, which produces MQFQFATANKIIFQSGAAASIPEIAAGLGERPCIVTGSSPERTQWLIDAMSETGTPHVIRISGEPDTDTIAAHIQSIRDEDCDVVIAIGGGSVMDAGKILAAMATNRKDLFDYLEVVGKGEPLAAKPLPLITVPTTSGTGSEVTANAVILAKPYGVKVSLRSTDMIADVAVVDPELTLSMPAHVTAGTGMDALTQLMEAYVSNKANPMTDGLCREGMMRAATSLPVACEEGDEIVAREDMALASLFSGIALANAKLGAVHGFAAPLGGEFKAPHGEICAALLPHVMRANIQALRKRDPESMALFRYNEIAVMLTGDVSATPEDGCDWVESLCEELSIAGLSKIGIVEQDFEAMAEKAAQASSMKGNPIELTQAELIQILKNAL; this is translated from the coding sequence ATGCAATTCCAATTTGCCACGGCCAACAAAATCATATTTCAATCCGGTGCGGCAGCATCCATTCCAGAGATAGCAGCCGGACTTGGCGAACGCCCCTGTATCGTTACCGGTTCTTCCCCGGAGCGTACCCAGTGGCTTATCGATGCCATGAGCGAGACCGGCACCCCGCACGTCATTCGTATTTCTGGCGAGCCGGATACGGACACCATCGCCGCACATATCCAATCGATTCGCGATGAGGACTGCGATGTTGTGATTGCTATAGGCGGCGGAAGCGTAATGGATGCCGGAAAGATTCTTGCGGCAATGGCAACCAACAGAAAAGACCTGTTCGACTACCTCGAAGTGGTTGGTAAAGGTGAACCGCTGGCCGCAAAGCCGCTCCCGCTGATCACTGTCCCCACAACTTCAGGTACCGGTTCGGAAGTTACGGCAAACGCCGTGATTCTGGCTAAACCCTACGGGGTAAAGGTCAGCCTGCGCTCAACTGACATGATTGCCGATGTCGCGGTTGTTGATCCTGAACTCACTCTCTCCATGCCTGCCCATGTCACCGCCGGAACCGGAATGGATGCGCTCACCCAGCTCATGGAAGCCTACGTTTCCAATAAGGCGAATCCCATGACAGATGGTCTCTGCCGCGAAGGGATGATGCGTGCTGCGACCTCCCTCCCCGTGGCCTGCGAGGAAGGCGACGAGATCGTTGCCCGCGAAGACATGGCCCTTGCTTCCCTGTTCTCAGGCATTGCGCTGGCCAATGCCAAGCTGGGCGCAGTGCATGGATTCGCTGCCCCGCTCGGCGGCGAGTTCAAAGCGCCCCACGGAGAAATCTGTGCCGCCCTGCTTCCCCATGTCATGCGCGCAAATATTCAGGCCCTGCGGAAACGTGACCCCGAATCAATGGCACTTTTCCGCTACAATGAGATAGCCGTCATGCTGACCGGAGATGTCAGCGCCACACCTGAAGATGGCTGCGACTGGGTTGAGTCGCTCTGCGAAGAATTGTCTATCGCAGGCCTGTCCAAAATCGGGATAGTGGAGCAGGACTTTGAAGCCATGGCGGAAAAAGCCGCTCAAGCCAGCAGCATGAAGGGGAATCCCATCGAATTGACTCAAGCGGAACTTATTCAAATTCTAAAAAACGCACTGTAA
- a CDS encoding thioredoxin family protein — MKIHVMGPGCAKCEEAENTVREAVAEAGIDAEIIKVADFQEIAAFGVFSTPAVAVNNEVKVVGKAPSKKDVLNWLK, encoded by the coding sequence ATGAAAATCCATGTCATGGGACCCGGCTGTGCGAAATGTGAAGAAGCGGAAAATACCGTGCGCGAAGCGGTGGCCGAAGCCGGTATCGATGCCGAAATAATCAAAGTGGCTGACTTTCAGGAAATCGCAGCCTTCGGCGTATTCTCCACTCCAGCCGTGGCCGTAAACAACGAAGTCAAAGTTGTTGGCAAAGCGCCATCTAAAAAGGACGTGTTAAACTGGCTGAAATAA